From a single Drosophila sulfurigaster albostrigata strain 15112-1811.04 chromosome 3, ASM2355843v2, whole genome shotgun sequence genomic region:
- the LOC133841842 gene encoding ras-related protein Rab-8A, with amino-acid sequence MAKTYDYLFKLLLIGDSGVGKTCILFRFSEDAFNTTFISTIGIDFKIRTIELDNKKIKLQIWDTAGQERFRTITTAYYRGAMGIMLVYDITQEKSFENIKNWIRNIEENAAADVEKMLLGNKCELNDKRQVSKERGEQLAIEYGIKFMETSAKASINVEEAFLTLASDIKAKTEKRMEANNPPKGGHQLKLTEIRTKDSWLSRCSLL; translated from the exons ATGGCTAAAACGTACGATTACCTGTTCAAATTGCTGCTAATCGGTGATTCTGGTGTTGGCAAGACCTGCATATTGTTTCGATTCTCAGAGGATGCGTTCAATACGACGTTTATATCCACAATAG GTatcgattttaaaattagaacaattgaattggataacaagaaaatcaaattgcaaatatg ggACACTGCCGGCCAGGAGCGTTTCCGGACAATCACCACGGCATATTACAGAGGTGCCATGGGCATTATGCTTGTCTATGACATAACGCAGGAGaaatcatttgaaaatattaaaaattggaTACGAAATATCGAAGAAAATGCCGCCGCTGATGTCGAGAAAATGCTGCTGGGCAACAAATGTGAACTGAACGACAAGAGACAG GTTTCAAAGGAACGTGGGGAACAACTGGCCATTGAGTATGGGATCAAATTCATGGAGACGTCCGCGAAAGCAAGCATCAATGTTGAAGAGGCATTCCTCACGCTCGCCAGCGACATTAAAGCGAAAACAGAAAAGCGAATG GAGGCAAACAATCCACCCAAGGGAGGTCATCAGCTGAAACTGACAGAGATTCGAACAAAGGACAGTTGGCTGTCCAGATGCAGTCTGCTTTGA